Sequence from the Paenibacillus riograndensis SBR5 genome:
CTGGACTTTGGGACTACACTGATCGTGCGGCCGCGCAGCGACGGCAAGGTTCAGTTCGCATCGACGAATTTTCCATATGAAGCTTCCATTGACTACAGTGAAATCGGCAAAGCCAAAACCGGGGAATGGGTGGACTATCCGGTAGGTGTGATGGTGGAACTGGCCAAAAAAGATCTTCCGGTCTCTGCAGGTTATGATCTCCTGTTCCATGGCGAGATTCCGAACGGCTCGGGCCTGTCCTCCTCGGCTTCCATCGAAGTGGTTACCGGCTTCGCCTTCCTGACGCTGCTCGGCGGAGATACGGATACTGTGGAAATTGCCTTGCTGTCGCAGCGTGCGGAGAACCAGTACGTGGGCGTAAACTCCGGGATTATGGACCAGTTCGCCGTGGCCAACGGCAAGCGCGATCAGGCGATCCTGCTGATGTGCGACACGCTGGAGTACAGCCTGATTCCTTTTGTAACCGGATCTTATAAGCTGGTGATCAGCAACACGAACAAGAAGAGAGGCCTGGTGGACTCCAAATACAATGAGCGCCGCAGCCAATGCGAAGAGGCCCTGGCGATTTTGAAGCAGGAGGTTCCGGGCTTGTCTTACCTGGCAGAGCTGAAGCCTGAGCAGTTTGAAGCACACAAGGACAAAATCACCGACGAAACGGTACAGCGCCGCGCCCGCCATGTAGTGGAAGAGAACCAGCGTGTGCTCGACTCCGTGGAATTACTGAAGCAGAACGATCTGAAGCAGTTCGGTCTGTATATGAATGATTCCCATGTCTCTCTGCGCGACCTCTATGAAGTCAGCTGTGAAGAACTGGATGTCATGGTGGAAGAAGCACAAAAGATTCCCGGCACTCTCGGCTCCCGGATGACCGGTGCAGGCTTTGGCGGCTGTACTGTATCGC
This genomic interval carries:
- a CDS encoding galactokinase, producing the protein MSLQDLKVKFIEKYGKSTEEVRVFYAPGRVNLIGEHLDYNGGYVFPAALDFGTTLIVRPRSDGKVQFASTNFPYEASIDYSEIGKAKTGEWVDYPVGVMVELAKKDLPVSAGYDLLFHGEIPNGSGLSSSASIEVVTGFAFLTLLGGDTDTVEIALLSQRAENQYVGVNSGIMDQFAVANGKRDQAILLMCDTLEYSLIPFVTGSYKLVISNTNKKRGLVDSKYNERRSQCEEALAILKQEVPGLSYLAELKPEQFEAHKDKITDETVQRRARHVVEENQRVLDSVELLKQNDLKQFGLYMNDSHVSLRDLYEVSCEELDVMVEEAQKIPGTLGSRMTGAGFGGCTVSLVHENDVERFIREVGEAYRTRTGLIGEFYVCGIGNGVEELKGVE